The segment CCCGACCGACAGGTCGAGCGGCATAGTGCGTGCCATCGCTGAGCGTAACGCGGATCGAGGTTGCGCCATCGATAACGTGGTCGTTGGTGATGATGTATCCGTCGGGCGTGAGGATCACGCCCGATCCCTTGCCGCGGATCGCGCCGTCAAAGCCGTCGTGCTGGCTGGTCGGCTCACCCGGCAGCGAGATCGTATCGATATTGACCACCGCCGGCTCAATCCGTCTCACTGCCCCAACAAACGGACTTACGGTATCGCCGGATGGGGGAGCGGGGCGGTCGAGAATGGCGAGAGCGGCACGTTGTGACGCGCTTTTCGGTTCCTGGGCCGAACGCCACATGGAGAGTGCGACAAACGCTGTAACTATGCCCAACACGAATGCGCTGAGCGGCACCGCGGCTCGCCGCCACAGCGGGCGTACCGGTGGCTCGATCGGCAGGGCTGGAACCGTGGGTCCGTTCTTCGTCTCGGGTGGCATGCTTTCACCGGTCACAGAGGGCGCCTCAAACCGCGCCCGCGCGGATGCTGGTCAGTAGACTCAGCATCTCAATCGCAGCGTGCGCGGCATCCGCGCCGCGATTCCCGTTGGCTCCTCCTGCGCGTGCTGCCGCCTGTTCCATGGTCTCGGCGGTGACCACGCCGAGCGCGATCGGTTTGCTTGTCTCCAGCGAAAGCGTTGTGAGGGCCGAAAACACCGCGTTCGCAATGTGAGTATTGTGCGTTGTTTCACCTCGCACAATGCACCCGAGCGCGATGACGGTGCAAAACTCCCGGCGGCGAGCGAACTCGGCGCACGCCAGCGGCAGCTCAAAGCTGCCGGGAACACGCGCCACTACGACGCACTCTTGCGGCACGTGGGCGTTAACCAGGGTTTCGACGGCGCCACGAACCAATCCGTTCATTATCTCCTCATGCCACCGGCTGGCCACCACGGCAACGTTTCCGAATCTCCACGCCGGCGCCGTCCCCATTTCGCCGGTCAAACCGCGCCGCCCTGGTCGGCCGGCGCAGCCTCCGGCAGCAGCGACGCGCGCCCCTCCGGCGTCAGATCGCACGGCTCAAACACATGGCCCATCTTCGCCGCCTTGGTTTTCAGGTAGCGCTGATTGTGCTCGTTCGGCGGCGCGGTGATCGGAACCCACTCCACAATCTCAAGACCGTAGCCCTCCAGGCCGGCCACCTTCATTGGGTTGTTGGTCATAAAGCGGATCTTTTTGACGCCGAGGTCGGTCATCACCTGGGCTCCAATGCCGTAATCGCGCAGATCCGGCTTGAAACCGAGCATTTCGTTCGCTTGAACCGTGTCGGCGCCTTGCTCCTGCAGCTGGTACGCGCGCAGTTTGTTGATCAACCCGATTCCGCGGCCTTCCTGCTCCAGATAGATCAGCAGTCCGCTCCCAGCCTCGGCGATGCGGGCCAACGCCAGCTGCAGTTGGCTGCCGCAGTCGCACTTCAGCGAATCCAGCAGGTCACCCGTCACGCAAGAGGAGTGGACGCGCACCAGAACCGGCTCAGCTCCACGTATATCGCCCTTCACCAGTGCCATCGCCCCAAACGGAGGCACGGTGGCTTCGTAGGCGTGCACGGTCCAGTCTCCGTATTCTCCGGTGGGCAGCCTGGTGGTGGCAACGCGGGTCACCAGGCGTTCGGTCCGGCGTCGGTACTCGATGAGAGCCGCTGTGGTGATGATGTGCAGGTCAAACCGGCTCGCCAGCGCCTCCAGCTCGGGGAGTCGCGCCATCGACCCGTCGTCGCCAACGATCTCGCACAGGATGCCGCAGGGCTGCAGCCCTGCGAGGCGACAGAGATCGACCGTTGCTTCCGTGTGGCCGGCTCGCTTGAGCACGCCGCCCTCGGTCGCCCGCAGTGGGATTACGTGTCCGGGCCGGGCCAGGTCCTCCGGCACAGCGTTGGGATCCACGAACACGCGCACTGTAACTGCGCGGTCAAATGCCGAAATCCCCGTGGTAGTGCCATTCAGCGCGTCCACGGTTTCGCCCATCGCGGTACCAAGTCGGGCGGTATTGTTCTTTACCATCATCGGTATCCGCAGAGCTTCCAACCGCTCCGGCGTCGCCGGAACGCACGGTATTCCGCGGCCGTACCGGATCATAAAGTTCATTGCGTCGGGCGTGACCATCTCGGCGGCCATAATAAAGTCACCCTCGTTCTCACGGTCCTCATCGTCTACCACAATGACGATGCGACCGGCTCGGATATCCTCAATGGCGGTTTCTACAGTGCTGAATGGCATCTCGGCAATCTCAATGAAGGCGCTGACGGGCCGCCTTGTGTGGAGCATAGTCTACCCAATCGCCGGCCGGCCCCTGTGAGACTGCGCACGGTGCTTCAGCCCGACGAAGTGTTGTACGCCTACGTGCGCGCATGGTTCCCGATGTGGGTGCACGAGGAGGGCGGCATCGCGTGGTTTCATCCGGATCCTCGCGCCATCATACCGTTGGACGCGCTCCACCTGTCGCGGTCGATGCGCAAAACCCTCCGTCAGGGAAGGTTTACCGTGGAGTGGAACCGGCAGTTCGCCAGCGTGATGCAGGGCTGCGCCGATCGCCCGGAGGGAACCTGGATAGCCGGTACGGTGATCGATGCCTACACTGCGTTGGCTGAGGCGGGTTACGCGCATAGCGTGGAGGTGATGCGCGACGGCCGGCTTGCAGGCGGACTCTACGGCGTGGCGATCGGTGGCGCTTTCATGGCGGAGAGCATGTTCCATCGCGAAACCGATGCCTCCAAGGTGGCCCTTGCAGCACTGGTCGAGCGGCTGAACGATTGCGCATTCCAGCTGTTGGATGTGCAGTACCTCACGCCACACCTGATCAGCATGGGAGCTGTCGAAATCAGCGCAGCCGAGTACGGTCGGCGCCTCGGGCGCGCCATTCGTGCCCGGCCTCTTCCGTTGCCGGCTGGCGCCTGACGCGCGCCTGGCGCCGGCAGCGCTGCCCTGCGCAGCGCCACCACCGGCTCGCACGCAGGCGCGCACCGCCTCGCCATTCAAAGCCACCGCTCTGTCACGCTGAACACGAAGCGAGCCTGCGATCATCGTGGACGAGCATCAATGCTTCTGCCTGCGGTTCCCGCAGCGTGGTCGTCGCCGCACCAGGCAACCGGTCAAAAACGCGACGAAACCGATGCAGGAATCCTGCGCGGCGCAGGGAAACTGCCTTGCATCGCTCGCGCATCGTGTTCGATGGACGGGGGCAACAGGCACTGAGGTCGCAATCGTGGCAGGCGCAGTACACCAACAACCCGGGCATCTGGGGCGGGCTCGCCTCCCAGCGGCGCAGCGGCGTCTCCTCCTTCTTCGGCCCGGACCAGCAGGGCAGTGCACGGATCCTGGTTTCGCAGGCGGGGCTTGTCACGGATAACTACAGCCACAAAGCCTTCGGCGTGGAGCTGCAGAGCGGAAGCGGAACCGTGAACCCGTACCGGTATGAGGGGCTTTTCGGCTACTACCGCGATGCGGCAGACTGGATGTATGTGCGGGCACGGTGGCTGGATGCTGTGAGATGAGGGTGGGTGGCGGTGGATCCGATGTGGCCGGATGAGGCAAGGTACGGACATGCCGGGAGCGCGAGTTCAACGACGCGGTGATTCCAACTAGCAGCCAATGAGTCACCGCTACCACTGGATCTGGCCTGCCGTCGGCGCTATATTTCTGGCTGCCGCCATCGTACGCTTTGTTCGGCGGCTCGTAAAGCCACCGGACTGGCGCGATTTTGAAGGCACCGACGAACCGCTGGATTGGTTATGGCATCGCAGGTGGTGGTGGTGGTGGTGACCGGCGGTGCAGAACCTGCACCGCCGGTAAAGCCGGCCGACACACTATGCCGTCCCGGCTCCGATACCGCTCTTTCGCGTGCCGATATGCCGCACTGCCGTGGCCGTCACTGCGTTCTCAAGTGCCGTTACCAGTATCATGAGGCCAGCCTCCAGGGCGTCATCCGCAATGTTCAGCGGCGGCACCAGGCGGAGGCACGCATTGTCTACAGCGGGTGAACCAATTCGGGCGCCACAGCTCAGGATCAGCAGGCCGTGCTCTCGCGCATGCTCCTTCACCGCGTTGACGCGCGCATAGTCCGGCGCGCCGTGCTCATCCCGCAGTTCAATGCCGAGCATAAGGCCAAAACCCCGCACATCCACGATGCCGTGCGATCCCACCATCGGCTCCAGAGCCGCGCGAATTCGCCCGGCGACGGCGTTGGCGCGCTCCAGCAGCCTGTCACGCTCAATCACCTGCAGCGCGGCGTAGCCTGCGGCGCACGCCAACGGGTTGCCGCCGAACGTGGTGCCGTGCTCGCCCGGCTGCCAGGCGTCCATGACCGGTCGCCGCGCTGCAACGCCCGCCAGTGGCAAGCCGCCGCCGATCGCCTTGCCGAACGCCACAATGTCGGGCTCCAACCCAACATGCTCAAAGCCGAACCATCGTCCGGTGCGGCCAAATCCACACTGTATCTCATCGGCGATCAGCAGCGCTTCGTGGCGGCGCACCGCCGCTGCCAGCCGGTCGGCGGCGGCGCGCGGCATCGGCACGTATCCACCTTCGCCCTGCTGAGCCTCGAAGAACACGGCGGCCGTCGCGTCGCCGTTTGCGGCGAGAATGCGCTCCACGCCCTCCATACAGCTGCCATCGCATCGCGTCAGGTGCTCGGAAGGCCGCATGCCGGCACACCGGGGCGCCGGGGCGTGCGATATGTCGGAACGGAGCGCAGCGAGGAACGGCTCGTAAGCGGCCCAGTGCACCCGGTTGGAGCGTGACAGCGCTGTGGCGAAGATCGTCCTGCCGTGGAACGCCCCTTCAAACGCCACGAGCTTTCTACGCCCTGTGGCCCTGAGAGCCAGCTTTGCGCAGGCATCAATGGCCTCACTCCCGCCATTCAGGAAGAGCACCGACCACGGATCGCCGGGTACGGCGGCATGAAGAAGATCGGTGATCTTCTTGCCCAACTCCAGCTGCGGCACATGACGCATCGTGTCGGAGGTGTGCGTCAGCTGTTGAGCCTGCTCCACGATTGCCGCTACCACCTCAGGACAGCTGTGCCCGCACGCGTGCACGGCGATGCCTCCGGAGAAGTCGATAAGCCGGTCGCCGGTGTAGGTCTCGATGCGCGCACCAGCGGCCTGGCGGGCCACATAACGCGTCTCAAATCCAACCACCTCCGACAGGAAACTGTCGGCGCTCAGCTCTTGTATCGTCTTCTCGCGATTCAATCGTCCCTTCCTTTCTATCCGCCCTGTGTGTCGATTTGCGCACGTACCAGATCGCTCGATTCGCTGTAGTTGATGTACACCGATTTCCACTCCGTACAACTGTCCGCGGCCATCCATCCCGCCTCACGGTGACCGTTGCCCGTCTGCTTAACGCCTCCGAAAGGCAGTTGGATCTCGGCGCCGCTCGTCGGCAGGTTTACGTACACGATGCCCGACTGAAGTTCGTCGATTGCATGAAACGCGCGACTCACGTCGCGCGTGTAGATCGACAGTGAAAGGCCGTAAGCGGTGCCGTTGGCAACCTCCAACGCCTCCTGCATTGAGGCAACCGGCATGACGCCGGTTACCGGTCCAAATATCTCCTCTTGTGCAATCCGCATCTCTGGCTTCATCTGCCCAAAGACCGTCGGCGAGTAGAAGTAACCATCGCCCAGTTCACCCTCCTTGAGGAGCGTGCCTCCTGTGAGCAACTCCGCGCCTTCGGACTGCCCGATCCGCACATATCCATCGATACGCTCAAGCTGTGCCCGGTTCACGACGGGACCGACCTCGGTGGCGGGATCTGCGCCACCGCCGAGCCGCAACCTGCGTGTGCGCTCAACCAGCAGTTCCGTGAACTGCGGCGCCACACTGCGCTCCACAATCAGGCGGCTGGCGGCCGTGCATCGCTGCCCGGCCGTACCAAATGCGCTCCACAGCGCTCCCTTTACGGCAAGATCCACGTCTGCGTCGGCAAGCACGAGGATCGCGTTCTTGCCGCCCAGTTCGCAGCTGACGCGTTTCATCAACTCCCCGCATCTCCCGGCAATCCGTCGTCCAGTGTCGGTGCTGCCGGTAAATGAGATGGCATCCACTTCGGGCGACTCCACCAGTGCCGCGCCGGCCTCTTCGCCGAATCCCGTGACCAGATTGACGACGCCGGCCGGCAGTCCGGCCTCTTCAAGCGCCTGAACGAACAACACGGCCTGGCCGGGCGTGTCCTCCGCAGG is part of the Armatimonadota bacterium genome and harbors:
- a CDS encoding aspartate aminotransferase family protein gives rise to the protein MNREKTIQELSADSFLSEVVGFETRYVARQAAGARIETYTGDRLIDFSGGIAVHACGHSCPEVVAAIVEQAQQLTHTSDTMRHVPQLELGKKITDLLHAAVPGDPWSVLFLNGGSEAIDACAKLALRATGRRKLVAFEGAFHGRTIFATALSRSNRVHWAAYEPFLAALRSDISHAPAPRCAGMRPSEHLTRCDGSCMEGVERILAANGDATAAVFFEAQQGEGGYVPMPRAAADRLAAAVRRHEALLIADEIQCGFGRTGRWFGFEHVGLEPDIVAFGKAIGGGLPLAGVAARRPVMDAWQPGEHGTTFGGNPLACAAGYAALQVIERDRLLERANAVAGRIRAALEPMVGSHGIVDVRGFGLMLGIELRDEHGAPDYARVNAVKEHAREHGLLILSCGARIGSPAVDNACLRLVPPLNIADDALEAGLMILVTALENAVTATAVRHIGTRKSGIGAGTA
- a CDS encoding bifunctional 3,4-dihydroxy-2-butanone-4-phosphate synthase/GTP cyclohydrolase II, whose amino-acid sequence is MPFSTVETAIEDIRAGRIVIVVDDEDRENEGDFIMAAEMVTPDAMNFMIRYGRGIPCVPATPERLEALRIPMMVKNNTARLGTAMGETVDALNGTTTGISAFDRAVTVRVFVDPNAVPEDLARPGHVIPLRATEGGVLKRAGHTEATVDLCRLAGLQPCGILCEIVGDDGSMARLPELEALASRFDLHIITTAALIEYRRRTERLVTRVATTRLPTGEYGDWTVHAYEATVPPFGAMALVKGDIRGAEPVLVRVHSSCVTGDLLDSLKCDCGSQLQLALARIAEAGSGLLIYLEQEGRGIGLINKLRAYQLQEQGADTVQANEMLGFKPDLRDYGIGAQVMTDLGVKKIRFMTNNPMKVAGLEGYGLEIVEWVPITAPPNEHNQRYLKTKAAKMGHVFEPCDLTPEGRASLLPEAAPADQGGAV
- the aat gene encoding leucyl/phenylalanyl-tRNA--protein transferase; this translates as MLQPDEVLYAYVRAWFPMWVHEEGGIAWFHPDPRAIIPLDALHLSRSMRKTLRQGRFTVEWNRQFASVMQGCADRPEGTWIAGTVIDAYTALAEAGYAHSVEVMRDGRLAGGLYGVAIGGAFMAESMFHRETDASKVALAALVERLNDCAFQLLDVQYLTPHLISMGAVEISAAEYGRRLGRAIRARPLPLPAGA
- the ribH gene encoding 6,7-dimethyl-8-ribityllumazine synthase → MNGLVRGAVETLVNAHVPQECVVVARVPGSFELPLACAEFARRREFCTVIALGCIVRGETTHNTHIANAVFSALTTLSLETSKPIALGVVTAETMEQAAARAGGANGNRGADAAHAAIEMLSLLTSIRAGAV
- a CDS encoding aldehyde dehydrogenase family protein encodes the protein MKPTGNLIGGTWQPAAGGATFESCNPARISDVLGEYARSAAADVAMAAQAARSAFPAWRRTPKPARAAIIAKLARILESRKEAIAIEMTREMGKVLVEARGDVQEAIDMAWYIAGQGRLPDGSVTPSERSDIFCYARRVPMGVIGLITPWNFPIAIPSWKMLPALLAGNTIVFKPAEDTPGQAVLFVQALEEAGLPAGVVNLVTGFGEEAGAALVESPEVDAISFTGSTDTGRRIAGRCGELMKRVSCELGGKNAILVLADADVDLAVKGALWSAFGTAGQRCTAASRLIVERSVAPQFTELLVERTRRLRLGGGADPATEVGPVVNRAQLERIDGYVRIGQSEGAELLTGGTLLKEGELGDGYFYSPTVFGQMKPEMRIAQEEIFGPVTGVMPVASMQEALEVANGTAYGLSLSIYTRDVSRAFHAIDELQSGIVYVNLPTSGAEIQLPFGGVKQTGNGHREAGWMAADSCTEWKSVYINYSESSDLVRAQIDTQGG